A region of Kribbella sp. NBC_01245 DNA encodes the following proteins:
- a CDS encoding M28 family metallopeptidase: protein MRTSLLRVATGLGALGLTAATVLLAPSSATAVESPDISVTNTKAHLDKLQEIATANGGNRYTGRPGYKASADWVKAKLDAAGYTTTMQSFSTSAGTSYNVIAEWPHGDANHVVMTGAHLDSVSSGPGINDNGTGSSGVLEVALAYAASGQTPRNRIRFGFWGAEEIGLLGSKYYVGQLSAADKDKLELYLNFDMIGSPNPGYFVYNDNPAGNGARDDLTAYFTSKSIQTEYIDVQGRSDHAAFRASGIATAGTFTGAEGIKTSAQATKWGGTAGQAYDPCYHRSCDNINNLNLTAIDRNIDAIGHMVWNYAQKDYADPEPPVGTNVVKNPGFESGAVNWTGTSGVVTSSTSKPAHGGTWKAWLMGNGNTSTENIGQSVAIPSTSTAATLSLWIRIDTTETTSSTVYDTVKVQVVDGTTTTTLATYSNLNKNTSYVQKTFNVLQYKGKTVTLKFLGAEDSSLQTSFVIDDVALIAN from the coding sequence ATGAGAACGTCTCTGCTCCGGGTGGCGACCGGACTCGGTGCGCTGGGCCTGACGGCCGCCACCGTATTGCTCGCTCCGTCCTCGGCCACCGCGGTCGAGTCGCCGGACATCTCTGTCACCAACACCAAGGCACACCTGGACAAGCTCCAGGAGATCGCCACCGCCAACGGCGGCAACCGCTACACCGGTCGCCCCGGTTACAAGGCTTCCGCCGACTGGGTGAAGGCCAAGCTCGACGCCGCCGGATACACGACCACCATGCAGTCGTTCTCGACTTCCGCCGGTACGTCGTACAACGTGATCGCGGAATGGCCGCACGGCGACGCGAACCACGTCGTCATGACCGGCGCGCACCTGGACAGCGTCAGCTCCGGCCCCGGTATCAACGACAACGGCACCGGTAGCTCGGGTGTGCTCGAAGTGGCCCTCGCGTACGCCGCCAGCGGCCAGACCCCGCGCAACCGCATCCGCTTCGGCTTCTGGGGTGCGGAGGAGATCGGCCTGCTCGGTTCGAAGTACTACGTCGGCCAACTGTCGGCGGCTGACAAGGACAAGCTCGAGCTGTACCTGAACTTCGACATGATCGGTTCGCCGAACCCGGGCTACTTCGTCTACAACGACAACCCGGCCGGCAATGGCGCTCGCGACGACCTCACGGCGTACTTCACCAGCAAGAGCATCCAGACCGAGTACATCGACGTCCAAGGCCGTTCCGATCACGCGGCCTTCCGCGCCTCGGGCATCGCGACGGCGGGCACGTTCACCGGCGCCGAGGGCATCAAGACCTCCGCGCAGGCGACCAAGTGGGGCGGTACGGCGGGCCAAGCGTACGACCCGTGCTACCACCGCTCCTGCGACAACATCAACAACCTGAACCTGACGGCGATCGACCGCAACATCGATGCCATCGGCCACATGGTCTGGAACTACGCGCAGAAGGACTACGCCGATCCGGAGCCGCCCGTTGGCACGAACGTGGTCAAGAACCCGGGCTTCGAGTCTGGCGCGGTCAACTGGACCGGGACGTCCGGAGTTGTCACGAGCAGCACTTCCAAGCCCGCGCACGGCGGCACTTGGAAGGCGTGGCTGATGGGCAACGGCAACACCAGCACCGAGAACATCGGGCAGTCCGTGGCCATCCCGTCAACGTCGACCGCAGCCACGTTGTCGCTGTGGATCCGCATCGATACGACCGAGACGACTAGCTCGACGGTCTACGACACGGTGAAGGTGCAGGTGGTGGACGGTACGACGACGACCACCCTGGCGACGTACTCGAACCTGAACAAGAACACGTCGTACGT